The following coding sequences lie in one Pseudocalidococcus azoricus BACA0444 genomic window:
- a CDS encoding Uma2 family endonuclease — protein sequence MVGQLEIRPILAEDLAAVMPSAQGLLSDEPEMESSLHYLQLLLLVTSLNWYWQARKDYFIGANLAIYYSREQLRQRDFRGPDLFLVKNVDPWLRPSWVVWEEDGRYPDLILEIFSDSTAAIDRQEKRFLYQNRFRIPEYFWFSPDTQEFMGLRLVNCVYEEIAPNAQGHRWSQELELFLGLHQSRLRYFTANGELILTPEEAAQQFQLELQATQAELEAAQQKQQLLAAKLRALGIDLDRLT from the coding sequence ATGGTTGGACAATTAGAAATTCGACCTATTTTGGCTGAAGACCTAGCTGCCGTGATGCCCTCGGCCCAAGGTCTGTTAAGTGATGAACCGGAAATGGAAAGTTCACTCCACTATCTCCAGCTACTCCTGCTTGTAACTAGCTTGAATTGGTATTGGCAGGCGCGGAAAGACTACTTTATCGGGGCTAATTTAGCGATTTATTACAGTCGGGAGCAACTACGCCAGCGGGATTTTCGCGGCCCTGACTTGTTCCTGGTCAAAAATGTTGATCCTTGGTTGCGGCCGTCTTGGGTAGTTTGGGAAGAAGATGGTCGCTACCCTGATTTAATTTTAGAAATCTTTTCTGACTCTACGGCTGCCATAGATCGTCAGGAAAAACGTTTTCTGTATCAAAATCGGTTTCGCATCCCAGAATATTTTTGGTTTAGTCCCGATACCCAAGAGTTTATGGGGTTGCGCCTGGTTAATTGTGTTTATGAAGAAATTGCTCCAAATGCTCAGGGTCACCGTTGGAGTCAAGAGTTAGAGCTATTTTTAGGCTTGCATCAGTCCCGTTTGCGATATTTCACCGCCAATGGTGAGCTAATCCTCACACCCGAAGAAGCGGCACAGCAGTTCCAATTAGAACTCCAAGCCACCCAGGCCGAGTTAGAGGCAGCCCAACAAAAGCAGCAATTGTTAGCAGCAAAATTACGAGCGCTAGGAATTGATCTGGATCGCCTCACCTAG
- a CDS encoding long-chain fatty acid--CoA ligase, which yields MVEAAYTKTPAAGLPQDAKLPPAWEDYKKLKALPQIWSLLAQRHPDIIALNAPYEEPAAAIAYSELYRQIQRFAAGIQALGIEPEERISIFADNSPRWLIADQGTMLAGAVNVVRSGAAEAQELLYILKDSGSSLLIIEDLATLKKIAPGLANLPLKGIILLSLEEPSFPGNPAPCRVLNFAQVFAEGKYSPVRSVPFKKENLATLMYTSGTTGQPKGVMITHAGLLSQILNIWAVVQPEPGDRVLSILPIWHAYERVCEYFLFASGCTQTYTNIRHFKTDLKKHQPQYMIAVPRIWEAIYEGVQKQLREAPASKRRLAEFFLKIGSRYVKSRRIIQGLSLEQPNPSGGDKFWAKVQLFCLKPLYGLGEKKVYSTIRGATGGALKQVISGGGALASHLDTFYEMIGVEVLVGYGLTETAVVLSGRRYWGNLRGSSGRPLPDTELKIVHPETKEPVGFWQKGLVMARGPQVMQGYYNKPEATAKVLDSEGWFDTGDLGLLTKAGDIVLTGRQKDTIVLSNGENIEPQPIEDACIRSPYVDQSMLVGQDQKALGALIVPNIEALQLWLGESGGYVLQLPGPAPASNGEKVALESKIVQDLYRQELMREVKNRPGYRPDDRIADFRFILEPFSIDNGLLTQTLKIRRHVVMERYHDMINGMFS from the coding sequence ATGGTTGAAGCAGCATATACCAAGACACCAGCGGCTGGATTACCCCAAGATGCCAAACTACCCCCGGCCTGGGAAGACTACAAAAAACTTAAAGCCCTGCCACAAATTTGGAGTCTTTTGGCCCAACGTCACCCTGATATTATTGCCCTGAACGCCCCCTACGAAGAACCCGCCGCTGCCATTGCCTACAGTGAGCTATATCGCCAAATTCAACGCTTTGCCGCCGGGATCCAGGCCTTGGGAATTGAACCGGAGGAGCGGATTTCAATTTTTGCCGATAACAGTCCCCGCTGGTTAATTGCCGATCAAGGGACAATGCTGGCCGGGGCCGTGAATGTAGTCCGCAGTGGGGCAGCGGAAGCCCAAGAGTTGCTCTATATCCTCAAGGACAGTGGTTCCAGTCTGTTGATTATTGAAGACCTGGCCACCCTGAAAAAAATTGCCCCCGGCCTGGCCAACCTGCCCCTAAAAGGGATTATTTTGCTATCCCTGGAAGAACCCAGCTTTCCTGGAAACCCTGCCCCCTGCCGAGTCTTGAACTTTGCTCAGGTGTTTGCAGAAGGGAAATATAGCCCCGTCCGGTCTGTGCCATTCAAAAAAGAGAATCTAGCCACGTTAATGTACACCTCGGGAACCACCGGCCAGCCCAAGGGCGTAATGATTACCCATGCCGGCCTCCTCAGTCAAATTCTCAACATTTGGGCCGTTGTTCAGCCGGAGCCAGGGGATCGGGTTTTGAGTATCTTGCCCATTTGGCACGCCTATGAACGGGTCTGTGAATATTTCCTCTTTGCCAGTGGCTGCACCCAAACCTATACCAACATCCGTCATTTCAAAACCGACCTGAAAAAGCATCAACCCCAGTACATGATTGCCGTGCCGCGAATTTGGGAAGCGATTTACGAAGGAGTCCAAAAACAACTCCGGGAAGCCCCAGCCAGTAAACGCCGTTTAGCCGAATTTTTCCTCAAGATTGGTTCTCGCTATGTCAAAAGTCGCCGGATTATCCAGGGCTTGAGTTTAGAGCAGCCGAATCCGTCCGGTGGAGATAAATTCTGGGCTAAAGTCCAACTCTTTTGCTTAAAGCCCCTCTATGGCCTGGGAGAGAAAAAGGTTTACAGTACCATCCGAGGAGCCACAGGGGGAGCCTTAAAACAAGTGATCAGCGGCGGCGGGGCCTTGGCCTCACACTTGGATACCTTTTACGAAATGATTGGGGTGGAAGTCCTGGTGGGCTATGGCTTAACGGAAACGGCCGTGGTCTTGAGTGGACGGCGATATTGGGGAAATCTACGGGGTTCCTCCGGGCGGCCCTTACCGGATACGGAATTAAAAATTGTCCATCCCGAAACTAAGGAGCCAGTTGGGTTTTGGCAAAAGGGCCTGGTGATGGCGCGGGGGCCCCAAGTCATGCAAGGCTACTACAACAAACCAGAAGCCACGGCCAAAGTGTTAGATTCCGAGGGCTGGTTTGATACGGGAGATCTGGGCCTATTAACCAAAGCGGGGGATATTGTTCTGACGGGGCGGCAGAAAGACACCATCGTTCTCAGTAACGGCGAAAACATTGAACCCCAACCCATTGAAGATGCCTGTATTCGTAGTCCCTATGTGGATCAGAGCATGCTGGTGGGTCAGGATCAAAAAGCCTTGGGGGCCTTGATTGTCCCGAATATTGAGGCCTTGCAACTGTGGCTGGGTGAATCTGGTGGGTATGTCCTCCAACTCCCAGGCCCGGCCCCGGCCAGCAATGGGGAAAAAGTTGCCCTCGAAAGCAAAATCGTTCAGGATTTATATCGCCAAGAGCTAATGCGGGAAGTCAAAAATCGGCCTGGGTATCGCCCTGATGATCGGATTGCTGATTTTCGGTTTATTTTGGAACCCTTCAGCATTGATAACGGTCTGCTCACCCAAACCCTAAAAATCCGCCGTCATGTTGTGATGGAACGCTACCACGATATGATCAACGGGATGTTTAGTTAA
- a CDS encoding dihydrolipoamide acetyltransferase family protein translates to MIREVFMPALSSTMTEGKIVSWVKEPGDQVEKGETVVIVESDKADMDVESFYGGFLAVITVPAGSSAPVGATIGLVAETEAEIAQAQAQATSTPAVPSTPTVSSNGHNQSPNGSSPVAPVVNIPAPVASGRLVASPRAKKLAKDLKVDLKTLQGKGSGPHGRITTADVEAAVGQVAIPTIPQIPPAPVTPPTPATLTPTPSPTTSPGELQPLTTLQNAVVRNMNASLQIPDFHVSYTITTDGLDALYKQIKSKGVTMTALLAKAVALTLQKHPIINACYTEQGIQYKPNINIAIAVAMPGGGLITPVLKEADKVDIYTLSRTWKDLVERARAKQLQPDEYNSGTFSLSNLGMFGVNTFDAILTPGQGAIMAVGGSKPTVVATKDGLIGVQSQMEVNITCDHRVIYGADAAAFLQDLAKLIATNPQALTL, encoded by the coding sequence ATGATTCGCGAAGTGTTTATGCCGGCCCTGAGTTCAACCATGACTGAAGGGAAAATTGTCTCTTGGGTCAAGGAGCCTGGGGATCAGGTCGAAAAGGGCGAAACAGTTGTCATTGTCGAGTCAGATAAGGCCGATATGGATGTGGAATCCTTCTATGGGGGGTTCTTAGCCGTTATTACGGTTCCTGCTGGATCTTCTGCCCCTGTGGGTGCCACCATTGGCCTGGTTGCAGAAACTGAAGCCGAAATTGCTCAAGCCCAGGCCCAAGCCACCAGCACCCCCGCCGTCCCCTCAACACCAACGGTGAGCAGTAATGGCCATAACCAAAGCCCCAATGGCAGTTCCCCAGTAGCTCCGGTGGTGAATATTCCGGCTCCCGTGGCCAGTGGTCGTTTAGTGGCCTCGCCCCGGGCTAAAAAGCTAGCTAAAGACCTGAAAGTTGACCTGAAAACCCTCCAAGGCAAAGGCAGCGGCCCCCATGGTCGGATTACTACGGCTGATGTTGAGGCGGCTGTGGGGCAAGTGGCCATTCCAACAATTCCGCAGATTCCCCCGGCCCCGGTTACTCCCCCTACCCCTGCAACTCTTACTCCAACCCCCAGCCCTACCACCTCACCGGGAGAGCTTCAACCCCTGACGACCCTCCAAAATGCGGTTGTGCGGAATATGAACGCCAGCTTGCAAATTCCTGATTTTCACGTCAGCTATACCATCACCACCGATGGCCTGGATGCTCTCTACAAGCAGATCAAGTCCAAAGGCGTGACGATGACGGCCCTGTTGGCGAAAGCGGTGGCTCTGACGCTACAAAAACACCCGATCATCAATGCCTGTTATACGGAGCAGGGGATTCAATACAAGCCAAACATCAATATTGCCATTGCGGTGGCCATGCCCGGTGGTGGTTTAATTACCCCAGTCCTGAAAGAGGCGGACAAAGTGGACATTTACACCCTCTCGCGGACTTGGAAAGATCTGGTTGAGCGGGCCCGAGCTAAACAACTCCAACCCGATGAATATAACTCTGGCACCTTCAGCCTTTCCAATCTGGGGATGTTCGGAGTCAACACCTTCGATGCCATTCTCACCCCAGGCCAAGGAGCAATTATGGCAGTGGGCGGCTCCAAACCAACGGTCGTGGCCACAAAAGATGGGTTAATTGGGGTGCAATCCCAGATGGAGGTGAATATCACCTGTGATCATCGAGTCATCTATGGGGCTGATGCCGCGGCTTTTCTCCAAGACCTGGCCAAACTCATTGCCACCAATCCCCAGGCCTTGACGTTATAG
- a CDS encoding DegT/DnrJ/EryC1/StrS family aminotransferase codes for MQPSKIPILDLKPQYQALKSEIQAAIDRVLESGQFILGPDVTALEQELAAFLGVKFAIAVNSGTDALIISLRALGIGPGDEVITTPFSFFATAESITLVGAKPVFVDVCPATFNINPDLISAAVTSRTKAIMPVHLFGQPARMGEILEIAQAHDLKVIEDTAQAIGARYFGTCLDCQCLPQTKQQLQGKFVGSLGDLGAFSFFPTKNLGAYGDGGLITTNDPALAELAKMLRVHGSRQRYIHEMIGYNSRMDSIQAAILRVKLPHLQAWNEQRRQIAQTYNQKLADIPGIVTPKVTPGHVFHQYTVRILDNKRDQVIQHLAGLGISTMIYYPIPQDRLAVYGNQYPPLPVSDQLATEVLSLPLWPELAPEQIAQITQALGEAIQINS; via the coding sequence ATGCAACCCTCTAAAATTCCGATTCTTGACCTCAAGCCTCAGTACCAGGCCCTCAAAAGCGAAATTCAGGCCGCGATTGATCGGGTTTTAGAGTCAGGACAATTTATTTTGGGGCCCGATGTTACTGCTTTAGAACAGGAGTTGGCAGCGTTTCTGGGGGTCAAGTTTGCCATCGCCGTTAATTCTGGCACCGATGCCCTGATTATTAGCCTGCGGGCCTTGGGGATTGGGCCTGGGGATGAGGTCATTACGACCCCCTTTTCTTTTTTTGCCACGGCTGAATCCATTACTTTGGTTGGGGCTAAGCCGGTATTTGTGGATGTGTGTCCAGCCACCTTTAATATCAACCCGGACTTGATTTCCGCCGCGGTTACATCCCGAACTAAAGCAATTATGCCCGTCCATTTGTTTGGTCAACCGGCTCGGATGGGAGAAATTTTGGAGATTGCCCAGGCCCATGATCTGAAGGTTATTGAAGATACAGCCCAGGCCATTGGGGCGCGATATTTTGGCACTTGTTTAGATTGTCAATGTCTGCCCCAAACCAAACAGCAACTCCAGGGTAAATTTGTCGGCAGCCTTGGGGACTTGGGGGCATTTTCGTTTTTCCCAACTAAGAACTTGGGGGCCTATGGAGATGGGGGGTTAATTACAACTAATGATCCCGCCTTAGCCGAACTGGCCAAAATGCTCCGGGTCCATGGCTCTCGCCAACGCTATATTCACGAAATGATTGGCTATAACTCCCGGATGGATAGTATTCAAGCGGCTATTTTACGGGTCAAGTTGCCCCACCTCCAGGCCTGGAATGAACAACGCCGCCAGATTGCCCAAACCTACAACCAAAAACTAGCAGATATTCCGGGAATCGTGACCCCAAAAGTGACTCCAGGCCATGTGTTTCATCAATATACTGTGCGAATTTTGGATAATAAGCGAGATCAGGTGATTCAACATTTGGCGGGACTGGGGATTAGCACGATGATTTATTACCCGATTCCCCAAGATCGCTTGGCTGTTTATGGCAATCAATATCCGCCCTTACCCGTGAGCGATCAATTAGCCACAGAAGTCTTGAGCTTGCCCCTCTGGCCAGAACTTGCCCCTGAACAAATTGCCCAAATTACCCAGGCCCTAGGTGAGGCGATCCAGATCAATTCCTAG
- a CDS encoding Vat family streptogramin A O-acetyltransferase: protein MSRFAYPSPNSVHPLPEFPQVCFIKNTVTNPNIIIGDYTYYDDPVDSENFERNVLYHFPFVGDKLIIGKFCALACGVQFIMNGGNHKMSGFSTYPFEIFGHSWQRVMPEPDAYPYKGDTVIGDDVWIGYGATIMPGIKIGPGAIIAAKSVVTKDVPAYGIVGGNPAQVIRYRFAPEVIERLLALAWWDWDIEKITRNLEHIVNTDLDALQACT, encoded by the coding sequence ATGTCAAGGTTTGCTTACCCCAGTCCTAATTCTGTTCACCCACTCCCAGAGTTCCCCCAAGTCTGTTTCATTAAAAATACAGTCACTAATCCAAACATTATTATTGGGGACTATACCTATTACGATGATCCAGTGGATTCAGAAAATTTTGAACGGAACGTCTTATATCATTTTCCCTTTGTTGGTGACAAGTTAATTATTGGGAAGTTCTGTGCTTTGGCCTGTGGGGTGCAGTTTATTATGAATGGGGGAAATCATAAAATGTCAGGATTTTCGACCTATCCCTTTGAAATTTTTGGCCACAGTTGGCAGCGTGTCATGCCGGAACCTGATGCATATCCCTATAAAGGCGATACGGTGATTGGGGATGATGTTTGGATTGGTTATGGAGCTACAATTATGCCTGGTATCAAAATTGGCCCTGGGGCAATTATTGCCGCAAAATCTGTAGTGACCAAAGATGTCCCAGCCTATGGCATTGTCGGCGGAAATCCAGCCCAAGTGATTCGGTATCGTTTTGCCCCAGAGGTGATTGAGCGGTTGTTAGCCTTGGCCTGGTGGGATTGGGATATTGAGAAAATTACCCGTAACCTAGAGCATATTGTCAATACTGATCTCGATGCCTTACAAGCCTGTACTTAA
- a CDS encoding YlqD family protein has product METTVDPLLLRRQINIKAVVTPLWKDDAQRQLQAQINQLDGQLQQLDGQLQQVVTELRKQKTELNSDAVETKIQEVQSQANGQKSELLQQKNVVLQQLNQVQQLEFEQEVDQGQMDNFFYVKKGDNLVQKMQVEILLRDGVIEDIRGTL; this is encoded by the coding sequence ATGGAGACTACTGTGGATCCACTCCTGTTACGCCGCCAAATTAACATCAAGGCCGTAGTCACGCCCCTCTGGAAAGATGATGCCCAACGCCAACTCCAGGCCCAGATCAATCAACTGGATGGCCAACTCCAACAGCTTGACGGGCAACTTCAGCAGGTCGTGACGGAACTCCGGAAACAGAAAACTGAACTGAATAGCGATGCCGTAGAAACCAAAATCCAAGAAGTCCAATCCCAGGCCAATGGCCAAAAAAGCGAACTGCTTCAACAAAAAAATGTTGTTCTTCAGCAACTCAACCAAGTTCAGCAACTAGAGTTTGAACAGGAAGTCGATCAGGGGCAAATGGATAACTTTTTTTATGTTAAAAAGGGAGATAACCTAGTTCAAAAAATGCAGGTGGAAATCTTGCTCCGAGATGGTGTAATCGAAGATATCCGCGGCACACTCTAG